Within the Salvia hispanica cultivar TCC Black 2014 chromosome 4, UniMelb_Shisp_WGS_1.0, whole genome shotgun sequence genome, the region ttctaagaatgcgtatttAAACACGtattcttagaatgcgtaaCACCCatttacagaaaaaaaaaaaaaaacccgcCTATTGATGGAAGCATTTTTCCAGAATgccctatttatagaatttagccctattaattttgcattaaaatccatgtTGCCTGttaccaaaataattttttttagaacaGAGATAGTACCTTAAAAATTCATATGAAGCAAATCAAGTTTTATTAACATCATTTATTTATCGGGCCTAAGATAGCTATGCCtgaaaaaatgaatgtaaTGAACTGAATTTTCATGTTGGTGGTATGATACAACAAAACTTGATTCAAAATGCTCCACAGAGCCATAAAAGAGACCCAATGTCAATATGCTCACTCTTAACTAAAATCTCAGTTTCGTATTTTTTCGTAATGCTATTTCGTGGTACTAGTTTCAACCTCGTTACATGTAAGCGGATGTCTGTCGGAATTCACAAAAATAAGATTACAGACATTTTCATTATTGGAGCAACAACTTAACAAGATTAATTTATATGCAACACCCATTTACTTGGGTTTAATCAGTCTTCTTATCAGGTTCATCGAGTGCAACTAATCGTTCGACCAAGGGTGGATGCGAAGAGTGGTAAGCAGAATACCAAGGGTCAATGTTGATGTCCTCCTGTTAGACATCAACAAAATTGTAAGCTTCATAACAAATCCCAGAAGGCAGCAAACAAATCAAAGAGACTACTACAATTTGTTCTACTTTCAAACTAACTAGGGCAATGGTAGTAACATCATAAATACTTCCAACTTCATGAAACAGTAAACACACCTCTATAGAATATTTTGTGAGGACTTAGTTGTAAGTACAATGCAACggaaaccaaaaaataaattaccgGTTTTATAAGACCAGCTTGTAGAGGAACAGCATAACCAAGCTTCTTGGCAAAAGCATCAGCCTTCGGAGTGATACAACACAATAGTCTCAGTtgctataaatttataatgacAATCAATTTAGGACAAAACACAAGAAGATTACCTGGAACTCAAAAGCACGGAGCAATAGATTGAGTGAAAGGATCACAACATGCAAGAGAGGTATCACCATATGCTGCAACACCCAATATAGAATTAATACCCACAACAAGacacaataattaaattcagaTTGTAAAAGAGTGAGCTGCCAAGTATACAATTCAGTATCAACAAACAACATAAAATACAATGTAACAGGAAAATAAATGTTGTTTAGGTTTATTATGTACTACAAGTGCATCGGCATGTCAAATGAGgtttaaaatttcattctaATGCAGATAAAGCACATAGCTCTATCAACAACATGAAGCCCATGTGCTAGCCTAATTATACGAGATCTCGCCATAAGTACAGCATTGGATGACATCAAATGAACAACAAAAGCAACCAGTGCACGTGCAACCCTCAAGGATTCAGCTCATACCATAAATATGATAAATCCAATAAGAACAGGCTGTGTATCAAACCCAAAACTTTGGAAGAGGTCTTTTGAGTTGCGAACAAGAATGTATCCCCCAAACTGCAACAATGTCAGGATCTGCATTGCCAATTACCATTAAGCATGAGATATCATATATGCACTCAAGTTTCAGATCAGTAATAGTGacttaaatcataaaattaatagctCAAAAAATACTTTCACCTAAACTCCATCTAGAACAATCAACATACCTGAACTCCAATAAAGAATGTGTACACTGTATGATTTAGCTTCCAGTGACCAAGTTCATGAGCAACTGCAGCAACAACTTCTTCCTCATTATTGGACTACATAGAATATGAGAAGTGGGTAATCAGTAACATTCCATATTATAACTCTGAGTCTCAGGTTCTCTCTGTTTAGTTTGCAGCTATAGCCATGAACCAGGATTTTGGCAAGCATTTAATTATCACAAATGAAAACAGTAGTTGTATACTCCTTACCAGTTGTATTAACGTGTCATACAGGACAATTCTTTTGTTCTTAAAAAATCCATACATGTAAGCCTGCAGAAAAATGTTTACAAATGAGTCTTCTTGAGCAGAAATGAGGCCAAAAGTGTGAGAAGAAAAGCATTACTCACATTGCTGTGACTTGACCGTGTTGACccatcaacaacaaataacTTTTCTAAGGGGAATTTAAGAGATGAAGCAAGATTCTCAATCTTGGTCTTGAGTTCGCCCTCTGGAAGCTGCTCATGTTTTAGACAACATTGATTAGAAACTTATGTTATTTTGCGttatcaaaagaaaatgagaaattgcTATTACATTAAACAGCTTTTGCATTACATACAGGAGTGAACTTGTTGAAAAGAGGGGCAATCAGAACTGGATAAACAGTCATCATTATAAGGGACACAATTAGCATGAAGCCCCAGAGATATATGGCCAAGTAAGGACCTCCTTTCTGCAATCAATCACTTGAGA harbors:
- the LOC125185150 gene encoding CAAX prenyl protease 1 homolog, which codes for MAFPYIEAIIGYMIMVYILETYLDLRQRAALKLPLPKPFVRVICQTRFEMSRATLLLKSNFNFVHKFVFIVIDVAILYLGVLPWFWKRCGEVLVYAGFNAENEILHTLAFLAGFMLSFKITYLPFSLYLTFVIKARHGSNNQTLLLFFKDMIKEIILAIVICPPIVAAIITIVQKGGPYLAIYLWGFMLIVSLIMMTVYPVLIAPLFNKFTPLPEGELKTKIENLASSLKFPLEKLFVVDGSTRSSHSNAYMYGFFKNKRIVLYDTLIQLSNNEEEVVAAVAHELGHWKLNHTVYTFFIGVQILTLLQFGGYILVRNSKDLFQSFGFDTQPVLIGFIIFMHMVIPLLHVVILSLNLLLRAFEFQADAFAKKLGYAVPLQAGLIKPEDINIDPWYSAYHSSHPPLVERLVALDEPDKKTD